tatatatccaTACTATGCTTACAGAGATTCCCCAAGTAATGTCACCCTTGACTACGCTCTATTTCAGGCATCCTCAGAAGTAATTGATCCAAATACTGGGTTGTTGTACACCAACATGTTTGATGCTCAGATAGATGCTATATACTACGCACTTATGGCTCtgaatttcaaaacaatcaatgtTATGGTCACTGAAACAGGCTGGCCGTCGAAAGGATCGCCAAAAGAGACAGCTGCAACTCCTGACAATGCCCAAACTTACAATACAAATCTGATTCGCCATGTCATTAACAATACTGGTACACCTGCAAAGCCTGGGGAGAAACTGGATACCTACCTCTTCTCTTTGtttaatgaaaataggaaGCCTGGTTTGGAATCTGAGAGGAATTGGGGACTATTTTATCCTGACCAGACAAGCGTCTACAATGTGGATTTCACTGGAAAAAATGCTGTGGATATGACCACCACAGATTCTAATGTTACCAGTTCAAATGGAACAACAACTTGGTGCATTGCTTCAAGTAAAGCTTCTGAAGCGGACTTGCAGAATGCGTTAGATTGGGCCTGTGGCTCTGGGAATGTGGACTGTACCCCTATTCAGCCGAGCCAGCCTTGTTTTGAGCCAGATAATACCGTGTCTCATGCATCGTATGCTTTCAACGTTTATTACCAGCAAAATGGGGCTACAGATATTGCTTGCAGTTTTGGAGGGTCAGGGATTAAAGTCGATAAGAACCCAAGTATGTCTACGACATCATCATCTTTTACATCAGACTTGCTTAAGTTACTTCATGCTTGTGAATCCCATTCAAAAGGACTAACCaaaaattgattttaattCATGTAGGTTATGACAGCTGCCTCTATATGACTGCAGGGTGAGTATTACATATCCGACATCCTAGTTCTATTTTATTAATATCATTATTAACTCATTTACCCATGTCTGTCTGTCTTGATTTGCAACTTTGAATACAGGAGCAACAAAACTATTGCTAGTAGTAACACAACAGCAATATCTTCTACTTCCTCCTCTACCGCAGTTAAGGGAGTTCCAGCATGGATTTTCACTTGCTTTCTTGCGACCTTCATATCATTTCTCGTTGTAAGTTGACCGTGGCTGAGAAGCAGAAGACATTTTGCACGGAAACTAGTACTGATCCTTGTGTTGCAGTGATTTATATACTGCAGGTTGGTTTTAGAAAGAATGTAACTGCTGTGTTAGATCTATCTGCTCCCCATGCTTTTTTGTATATTAGTGTTGGATCTTCTGAATGTGGGATGGCATGAATGCAGAGGGCTAAGGTTTAATTAAAGGGGATTGTATTGGCTTGAATGAACTGTTAGATCCAAAATCAGTCTACCACCTACGTCAACTAACACCATAATAATGTGTACATCCAATGGCTAAGGTTTAATTAAAGGGGGATTGTAGTGGCTTGAATGAACTGTTAGATCCAAAATCAGTCTACCACCTACGTCAACTTACACCATAATAATGTGTACATCCAATGATCATGCTCAGTAACCACTTCATATCTCCAATGGATTTTCGTTGGCGTAGTAATGCAATTGATTTTGAAAGTCACATCTTTATCATACATAAACTTTTCTTCTGGTCTTGTTGATTTGACGTTTCATGTATTAACTTGCGATCCTTGTATCTGTGGTGATCGCTGCACATCAGTGCAGGGAGTGGTGTCGTGCAGGTGTTAGTTCTGGGATATTTTCAGTTAGATACAAAAGAAAGATTTGAGCATCATCAATAAAACAAGAAACTTTGTTGCGTTCTGACTATTACATTAAGGAATGGTGTGCAAGTTCATACATAATTCACCTGCGGTAGCGGTAGCGGTAACGTTTGAAGTTGAAGTAAAGTTGAAAAATGCCTCGCTCAAATGTGCACTTAAACCCCTTCTTTCGGCTTCTTTCGAGAGTATTCCAAATCTTTATTAACTATGCAAAATCTTAGAATACTGCTTTTTCAAATATGCATTGGCCTTCAATACAGGAAATGGAAAGTTAATGCTATattgattgatttttttattcacaTATTGTAATTGATTATATAACCTAATTTACCACCAATTGTTCCGTGATTACCTGTCGGATTCACGccgacactccccctcaagttggtgcatacatatcaaccatgcccaacttgctaagtgaatcataaaagacCTTTTTAGACATTCCTTTTGtcagcatatcggcaagttactattctgtagaaacaaaaggaaaactaatgatcttcgcgtctagcttaTCTTTTATAAACTgatgatcaacctccacatgttttgtacaatcatgttgcacaagattatgtgaaatatcaatggctgccttgttgtcacagtacagctgcatagcacatttaggcttaatacccaaatcttgtagcaaatttctaagccataacaattcgcacactccctaagtcatacctctgtattctgcttcaacACTAGATCGTGCTAccatattttgtttcttactcttccatataacaagattacccccaacaaaggtaaagtaccctgatgtggatctctgaTATGTAATATCTTccgcccagtctgcatctgtgaagccacaattttcaaggatattattgtgattagagaacattattcctctccccggagctgacttcaagtacctcaaaatccttacaacaacatccatgtggtcctcattgggattatgcatgaactgactcactacactgactgcatacgcaacatctggtttggtatgtgatagataaattaggcgtctgataacgaggtttttcagtagggacttgatctggTTACTCTggtaaccgatggttctgctcaataggagtatcaatgggagtgcagtccaacatacatgtctatGTTAATAGATCAagaatgtacttcctctgacagaGATATATACCTTCAtttccccgggctacttcaatacctaagaagtacttgagtgtacctaggtccttcatctcaaactctttggcaagctgtttctgtaatctatccacctcaacagtatcattcccagtaactaccatatcatcaacatatataattatggttgttaccttctcttgttgatgtttgagaaataacgtgtggtctgaattactctgtctgtagccaattttcctcatgaattgtgagaatcttccaaactaaGCACGATGTGACtatttaagaccatacaaagactttctcaatatgCATACAGAGGTagttggagaagcggccacatatccaggcggaagatccatgtatacttcctctgttagttctccataaAGGAatacattcttaacatcaaaccgCCTAAGTGgtcagttcaagttagcagcgatagAGAGTAATACCCGGATAATGTTTatttttgcaacaggtgcaaatgtttCATCATAgtttatgccatatgtctgggtgaacccctttgctactagtcGTGTTTTATACCTGCTTACTGACCCAtatggattatgcttcactgtaaacacccaacaacatcctacagtcttcttgcatatggtggaggtacaagctcccaagtattgttcttttgtaatgcatccagctcttcctccattgctttcctccattttggatctcccaatgcatcccgcactttgttaggtactgatacagtagatatttgattcacaaatgactcatatgacttagataatcttttggtagatataaaatttgccacatgatacttggctttagtctgaatggtaggttcatatttttttgttggttgaccccgagtatacctatttggcaaaacatattgtctattaTTAGCCCTAATAGAATCACTAACCTCATATgggtgatcttctgtaccatgAGAGCATTGATCAGTGGTATAAACAGCtgtacgggagacatgaggggcagttgtgttgtcatcttctggtaccTGCATCTCTCGAGTGACGACATCTGATGGTGCTTatgtagctgacacattggtaatctcaacggaacctgttaccatatcgactggctcacttgtctccccctctccatgatacagctattcaaaatatgaattctcccctgaagagcagtatcagaagaggaaaaataactcatgtcctaaaaaaagataacatccatagtgacatagtacttccgagtaggggGATGATATCACCGgcaccctttctgatgtcctctgtacccaacaaacacacatttaactacccgggcatccaacttagaacgctgatgttgtggaagatgaacaaaagaaacacaactgaaaacacgggcatgaagattatgaaaagagggtaatgagacatgagatgcaagcacctcatatggaattTTCCCCTGAAGGTCacaagatggaagacgattaatgaggtgggcggaagtaatgacagcatctacccaaaggtatttaggcatgtggacactaaaaagaatacaccgagccatatcaagtaaatgacaattttttctttcagaaaccccattttgctcaggtgtgtaaggacacatcgtttgatgaacaattctgtGTGTGTTAAAAAACTCCTAAAacacatgattcacatattcccccccattatcagaacgaagaactcgaatggtggcattatgttgtgtttggacagaggtatggaaggcacgaaaagctccaaaaacctcatctttatttttaagaagaacaatccatgaaagacgtgtgcaatcatcaataaatgacacaaaatatcgcattcctgacacagtagactctttagagggtccccaaacatcataatgaattaattcaaaacgaATAAAACTTTTaggagaagtactaggggaataagtagatcaatgactcttgcccaaaacacatgtctcacaacataaacaagactcgtccacactaataaacaaagtaagcatggattttttcataacactaaaagatggatgccctaagcgacgatgtcataaccaaacttcagttagcttgtcagaagtggagagtaaagtgGTCTGAGACtgtccccctggtttttcccctgcgtatgtcagatccagatgaaacaaccagcccctcagatacccccgaccaattactcgtccggtgagaagatcctgaaatatcacatacataggaaaaaaggtcacagagcactgagcgtcagcgttcaaaTGGGGaacaaatatcaaatgatgagataaagcaggtacatatagtacattgtgaagctctatggtgggagtaatacgaacagaccatgtccctaacacggggaatgcctcaccattagcattagtaacatagggtacgggtggaggggacaaagtggtaaaataagatttgtcataagtcatatgatcagatgcaccataatcaataatccatgtatcaaactaacagagtgagaaatattgaaaacCATACCAATTTGATCACGGCCAACGATGGAGGTTGTAGGTGCTCTTCCaacagtatgatgatcatgcccaaccacaccatagatatctaaTTTTCTGGAACTAATTGAAGAGTTGCTTTCGTCTGGGGACGATAATGAGGCATtgtaggcctaaggtgtggatacaatttccaacaggtcgcacgagcatggttagtatcatgacaataagagcaaggagggcggggctgattcccgaagcctggtggtggtccttgtcgaTGAAGGAGAGCGGAAGTTGCTAACGGAAGGGGTGGTGCCGGAGATCAAGCATGAACAGTCAGACTGGAAACGACAACCGGTGCCTGAAGAatactctcctgctgagactcatcctttcagatataggtgaaagcggtgagtaggctaggtggttcggtcattcggagcaaTTGATCTTTCGCGTttgtatgctttgcatcaagacctttcaggaaatggtgaactcgttcaagttccttctccttttggtatcaaacaatatcctcttgatttttgatcatgcaaggacgtttcacatcaatctcagcccaaatattctttagtttggtgaaatagtgcgtCGCCAgttgcccatcctggtgtattgccaaagctgtgcacattaactcatgaacctatatgaaatcagagtcattagtatataagccggcCAGTGTCTCCCATATGACCTGCGCAGtggcacatgcctccaccagatcaactatctcatcattcatagctttccacaagacggacatgacaagaccatcgtcgtcgtcgtcccatttagtgtaggcaacaatatcctcaggactaggagccttagtgacaCCGGTGACATGTCTCATCttatgcatgcctcgaagatgagcagccATAAgcgtttccatttacggaaattggttccgttgagtttggcgcccccaaatgaaccactgtcagaacctttgacagatacttcgaagGTCGGAACATTAGGGAGCTGAGAACCCTCTGTTTcgtgtccagaacccattgaaaaataaacaatgtaaaaatcaGGGATTAGACAACAAAAACCACAAAAATGGAGAAGAATCTGTCTctggtgcacttgcactgacgGTGAGTATGCACTAACATGAAAAAAAGATATTGATTCTTgctggaccgggtcgggtcgggtcgcaCCGATTCTGGGCTAGGCCGGGTCGGAGTTTGGGATTGATCCGGGTGGTATTTTTAGGGCTGAAATGCCCCGAAAATTGCCAGAAATTGGAATTCATCTGCTCCCGAAAGCTGCCCCTGTTTGATTCGATCTCGGGCGGCGCGGTGGAGCCGGAAATCGGTGCCGGTGGAGACCCGAGTAGACCGGTGAGGTCGAACTAGAGCAGAGAGTGTGGCTTGGTGTCGCTGGGACGCGACGAAGAGGTGAGCGCCGAGGCGGAGGCAGAGGAGTGAAGGGTTGAGCGTTGAGGCGGGTGCAGAGGGGGCGAGGAGGACTACTCCGATTTGGAGGACTGCTAGATGCACCGCGGATTGCCGACGTCGTCGGATGATTCCGACAAGGATGGAGAAAGGCGCCGAGCTTCTGCAAGAACACTACCGGTTCTCTGAAATGGTAAGAACacaaaaccaagaaaatagaagaaattggctctgataccaagtggaAAGTTAATGCTATATTGATTGATTTTTTGATTCACATCTTGTAATTGATTATATAACTTAATCTACCACCAATTGCTCCGTGATTCACCGTGATTACCGGCCTGAAGCTGTGAAAGAATAGCCTCCCAAAATTCAGTAAGTTTGTCTTCTCCTCTCACCTTCTCTTTGGTTTTGCGTTGTAATGTTTCCAGCTCACTAAGAGTACATACATTGATCTAGAACAGCCTTGACATCTGCTTCAACGCTAGAATGCAAGCCTTTTCGCTCGGCGGGAGGTTCCTCTCCACAAACCGTAGCTCGATCGACTGCATCTTTTCTCCTAGCATCAACCAGCTTTGATTCACAAACCACCAGCAGTGCCTCCCAAAACAATGCATGCTCTAGCATTGCGCTGTTACAATAATCAACATTCATTTGGATATCATCTCGAAGCTCTTCCAATCCCTCCACTGCCAAGTCCTGGAATGCATGCATGTAAGGCTCCTTCTCCGTCGAATCTATTCCCAATTGATCAAACTCCTCATCTGATACGGAGCCGCTATTGAGATGCTTAGACATTAGAACTAGACCATCAATCGGCTTGAAACTCCCCTCTCGCAATCGATTCTCCGAATTGATGCTGCTTTGTTCACAGTTaaactc
This genomic interval from Argentina anserina chromosome 1, drPotAnse1.1, whole genome shotgun sequence contains the following:
- the LOC126787887 gene encoding glucan endo-1,3-beta-glucosidase 13: MVCGFRLVFAILQLLVLLDLCQGSIVGICYGRNADDLPTPDKAAQLVQLHNIKYVRIYDSNIQVLKAFANTGVELMIGVPNSDLLPFSQFQTNADTWLKNSILPYYPATKITYITVGAEVTETTGNVSARVVPAMRNVLSALKKAGLSKKIKVSSTHSLGVLSRSFPPSAGAFSSSYASFLKPLLEFLAENQSPFMIDIYPYYAYRDSPSNVTLDYALFQASSEVIDPNTGLLYTNMFDAQIDAIYYALMALNFKTINVMVTETGWPSKGSPKETAATPDNAQTYNTNLIRHVINNTGTPAKPGEKLDTYLFSLFNENRKPGLESERNWGLFYPDQTSVYNVDFTGKNAVDMTTTDSNVTSSNGTTTWCIASSKASEADLQNALDWACGSGNVDCTPIQPSQPCFEPDNTVSHASYAFNVYYQQNGATDIACSFGGSGIKVDKNPSYDSCLYMTAGSNKTIASSNTTAISSTSSSTAVKGVPAWIFTCFLATFISFLVVS